The Acidobacteriota bacterium genome includes a region encoding these proteins:
- a CDS encoding 50S ribosomal protein L25, protein MISDVTLSAEPRTKTGSTESRRMRREGIVPVSVYSGGQDAVSVQVNARQLAALLRSEEKRSSIFYLDIAGKGKTPVRIKNLQLHPVRGNVIHADFLWVDLAVKVKVKVSIRLVGDAEGVKLGGTLDHGVREVTVECLPADIPAHIDVTVTKLKIGDQLFASDLVLPNGVRLLSDSHQKIAVVSAACAQ, encoded by the coding sequence ATGATTTCTGATGTCACGCTGAGTGCTGAACCTCGAACCAAAACCGGCTCGACCGAATCCCGCCGCATGCGACGCGAAGGGATTGTCCCCGTAAGTGTTTACTCTGGTGGTCAGGACGCGGTTTCCGTCCAGGTCAATGCCCGTCAGTTGGCGGCATTGCTGCGTTCGGAAGAAAAACGAAGCTCAATTTTTTACCTTGATATTGCCGGAAAAGGAAAAACACCCGTCCGAATCAAGAATTTGCAGTTGCATCCGGTTCGGGGAAATGTCATCCATGCCGATTTTCTGTGGGTGGATCTGGCCGTCAAAGTGAAGGTGAAAGTGTCAATTCGGCTGGTTGGCGACGCTGAAGGGGTCAAACTCGGCGGCACCCTTGATCACGGCGTGCGCGAAGTTACTGTGGAGTGTTTGCCGGCTGATATCCCAGCCCACATTGATGTCACGGTAACCAAACTCAAGATCGGCGATCAGTTGTTCGCCAGCGATCTGGTGCTTCCAAACGGAGTGCGCCTGCTGAGTGATAGCCATCAAAAGATAGCGGTGGTCAGCGCTGCCTGTGCGCAATAA
- the dnaB gene encoding replicative DNA helicase, whose translation MAKNAPNPNPMLDRSLPSSIEAERGVLASILIDNALCYQAIELLKPDDFFRDSHRRIYEKMILLAEQRMPIDPVTLQSALARAGELEQVGGLAFLTSFLDGVGHSSNVESYARIIKGKAMLRRMISVCQHGIASCLDQEDDPESIVDQIEKQIFDIGEDRIRAGFVSVAEVAGPELQRIEDASKRSALLTGLMTNFEEFDRLTNGLQNSDLVIIAARPSMGKTSFCLNLAENIAIQSGKSVGIFSLEMSKESLVTRMLCSQGRVDAQRMRGGYLNKDEWKALGEALQVLAQARIFIDDAPGITVMEMRAKARRLMSQHGLDLLIVDYLQLIRGKGRFENRQTEVSQISRDLKALAKELNVPVIALSQLSRASETRSDHRPQLSDLRESGSIEQDADVVGFIYRDEVYNATEENVGLAELIIAKQRNGPTGTANMAFIKEFTRFDNLWRER comes from the coding sequence ATGGCCAAAAATGCGCCCAATCCAAATCCAATGCTTGACCGTTCTTTGCCTTCAAGTATTGAAGCCGAGCGGGGTGTGCTGGCATCAATCCTGATTGATAACGCCTTGTGTTATCAGGCAATTGAACTCCTCAAACCCGACGATTTCTTTCGTGATAGCCATCGCCGTATCTATGAAAAAATGATTTTGCTGGCTGAGCAGCGAATGCCGATTGACCCGGTTACCCTGCAGTCCGCACTTGCCCGTGCCGGCGAGCTGGAACAGGTTGGCGGGCTGGCTTTTCTGACCAGCTTTCTGGATGGGGTCGGGCATTCTTCCAACGTCGAATCCTATGCCCGGATTATTAAAGGCAAGGCCATGCTGCGTCGGATGATCAGCGTGTGCCAGCATGGTATTGCGTCGTGCCTGGACCAGGAAGATGACCCTGAAAGCATTGTTGATCAAATTGAAAAACAAATTTTTGATATCGGCGAAGATCGGATTCGGGCCGGGTTTGTCTCGGTGGCAGAAGTCGCCGGGCCTGAACTCCAACGCATCGAAGACGCCTCAAAACGCTCGGCACTTTTGACCGGGCTGATGACAAATTTTGAGGAATTTGACCGGTTGACCAATGGGTTGCAAAACTCGGACCTGGTCATCATTGCCGCCCGACCCTCGATGGGAAAAACCAGTTTTTGTTTGAATCTGGCTGAAAATATCGCGATTCAAAGCGGCAAATCCGTCGGGATTTTCTCGCTTGAAATGTCAAAGGAATCGCTTGTCACGCGCATGCTGTGTTCCCAGGGGCGGGTGGATGCCCAACGTATGCGTGGCGGATATCTCAATAAAGACGAATGGAAGGCACTCGGCGAGGCGCTGCAGGTTCTGGCGCAGGCCCGGATTTTTATTGACGATGCCCCAGGCATTACCGTCATGGAAATGCGTGCCAAAGCCCGACGGTTGATGTCTCAACATGGGCTGGATTTGTTGATCGTAGACTATTTACAGTTGATTCGCGGCAAAGGGCGGTTTGAAAATCGCCAGACGGAAGTGTCGCAAATCTCCCGCGACCTCAAAGCATTGGCCAAAGAACTCAACGTCCCGGTCATTGCCCTGTCTCAGTTGAGTCGGGCTTCGGAAACCCGATCTGATCACCGACCACAACTTTCTGACCTGCGCGAAAGCGGATCAATCGAACAGGATGCCGACGTGGTTGGTTTTATCTATCGTGACGAAGTGTACAATGCGACCGAAGAAAATGTCGGATTAGCTGAACTCATCATTGCCAAGCAGCGCAATGGCCCAACCGGAACGGCCAACATGGCTTTTATCAAAGAGTTTACCCGCTTTGATAATCTCTGGCGCGAGCGATGA
- a CDS encoding ribose-phosphate pyrophosphokinase has protein sequence MRVFSGNANRPLAEEICRHLGIPLGEANTTRFSDGEFNYQINENVRGADVFLVQPTCPPVDANVMELLIMIDAFRRSSADRITAVIPYYGYARKDRKDRPRVPISAKLVANLITEAGADRVLTMDLHAGQIQGFFDIPVDHIFAAPVILEYLANKNIPDLVVVAPDAGGVERARAYAKRLGVDLALADKRREKERANFVEVMNIVGNVNGRNVVIVDDMVDTAGSLTQVAGALREKGAQGIYACCTHAVLSGPAMDRIAASPIKEVVVTNSIPLRVVDEAQKIKPLSVAKLLADAIKSIHNSTSVSKLFI, from the coding sequence ATGCGGGTCTTCTCTGGAAACGCAAATCGACCATTGGCTGAAGAAATTTGCCGTCATCTGGGCATTCCTTTGGGGGAAGCCAACACCACGCGGTTTAGTGACGGAGAATTCAACTATCAGATTAATGAAAACGTGCGTGGGGCTGACGTTTTCCTTGTTCAACCAACCTGTCCACCGGTTGATGCCAACGTGATGGAACTGCTGATTATGATTGATGCGTTCCGTCGGTCATCGGCTGACCGAATCACGGCTGTGATCCCCTATTACGGCTACGCCCGAAAGGACCGCAAGGACCGTCCACGGGTGCCAATTTCGGCCAAGCTGGTCGCCAATTTGATTACTGAAGCCGGAGCTGACCGGGTTTTGACCATGGATCTGCATGCTGGTCAAATCCAGGGTTTCTTTGATATTCCAGTGGATCACATCTTTGCCGCACCCGTGATTTTGGAATATCTGGCGAACAAAAATATTCCGGATCTGGTGGTCGTGGCCCCGGACGCAGGTGGTGTCGAACGGGCTCGCGCTTATGCCAAGCGGTTGGGGGTTGACCTGGCACTGGCTGACAAGCGCCGGGAAAAGGAACGTGCCAATTTTGTTGAAGTGATGAACATTGTTGGCAATGTGAATGGTCGGAATGTGGTGATTGTGGACGATATGGTTGATACCGCTGGCTCACTGACCCAGGTGGCTGGTGCCTTGCGGGAAAAAGGGGCCCAGGGCATTTATGCCTGCTGTACCCATGCCGTTTTGTCAGGCCCCGCGATGGATCGCATTGCGGCGTCACCGATTAAAGAAGTAGTGGTCACCAATTCCATCCCCTTGCGGGTGGTGGATGAGGCGCAAAAAATCAAACCGCTGAGTGTTGCCAAGTTGCTGGCTGACGCCATTAAATCGATTCATAACTCAACTTCGGTCAGCAAATTATTTATCTAA
- the ispE gene encoding 4-(cytidine 5'-diphospho)-2-C-methyl-D-erythritol kinase, whose product MTVFTYPAFAKINLFLKVLGRRPDGYHELLTLFQTISLADQLSFERLDSSEIYLTCSRPDLAVDETNLVLRAARELQRATGCAAGVRIHLEKNIPLGAGLGGGSSDAATTLMALQHLWGISLPAAELHTIAAGLGADVPFFLVGGTAAGTGRGDLIESVPDFEWSHLLLANPGVEVPTGKIFRLLKVELTSPDSVRILPAYFFQPPSYLQSLYNTLEESVFQEFPIVARVWQEMNDSGALSARMSGSGATVFGVFPNRETLETAQRQLQAHHWHLWPCRTINRAEFQAYFSHPQISKH is encoded by the coding sequence ATGACTGTTTTTACATATCCGGCATTTGCCAAAATTAATCTCTTTCTCAAGGTTCTTGGGCGTCGCCCAGATGGATATCACGAACTTCTGACCCTGTTTCAGACCATTTCGCTGGCGGATCAACTCTCCTTTGAGCGGCTTGATTCATCTGAAATATACCTTACCTGTTCCCGGCCCGATCTGGCCGTGGATGAGACCAATCTGGTGCTGCGGGCCGCCCGGGAACTCCAGCGCGCAACTGGCTGTGCCGCTGGGGTACGCATTCATCTCGAAAAAAATATTCCATTGGGGGCGGGGCTTGGCGGAGGCAGCAGTGATGCCGCGACGACCTTGATGGCGTTGCAACACCTCTGGGGCATATCGTTGCCTGCCGCTGAGTTGCACACCATAGCCGCCGGGCTTGGGGCGGATGTTCCTTTTTTCCTGGTTGGCGGGACGGCTGCTGGAACCGGTCGCGGTGACCTGATTGAGTCAGTACCTGATTTCGAATGGTCACATCTGCTTTTAGCCAATCCTGGCGTGGAAGTCCCCACCGGCAAGATCTTTCGCCTTTTGAAAGTCGAGTTGACAAGCCCAGACTCAGTACGTATACTGCCCGCTTACTTTTTTCAGCCCCCATCCTACCTGCAGTCTCTGTACAACACACTTGAGGAAAGCGTTTTTCAGGAGTTCCCGATTGTGGCCCGAGTCTGGCAGGAAATGAACGATTCAGGCGCGCTCAGTGCCCGAATGTCAGGAAGCGGGGCGACTGTTTTTGGGGTTTTCCCAAATCGGGAAACTTTGGAGACAGCGCAACGACAGTTACAAGCCCACCACTGGCACCTGTGGCCTTGTCGGACCATCAACCGCGCTGAATTTCAAGCTTATTTCTCTCATCCCCAAATTTCCAAACACTGA
- a CDS encoding aminoacyl-tRNA hydrolase, with the protein MKILVGLGNPGEKYLHTRHNVGFMVIDRLVAEAGRTVKLNECEALTGRITLAGESVLLVKPQTYMNLSGQSVAQLCTKYQADPTDDLMVVVDDISLPFGKLRLRPKGSAGGHNGLKSLIARLHTQEFSRLRIGILPEHPVGNLADFVLAAFTSREREGLEDILSQSCRAVELWITQGIEPAMAQFNGQGTEPAPQSGK; encoded by the coding sequence GTGAAAATTCTGGTCGGGTTAGGAAATCCAGGAGAGAAATACCTCCACACACGCCATAACGTTGGGTTCATGGTGATTGACCGACTGGTTGCCGAAGCTGGTCGCACGGTGAAACTCAACGAATGTGAAGCCCTGACGGGCCGCATCACATTGGCTGGCGAGTCGGTTTTACTGGTGAAACCCCAAACCTACATGAATTTGAGTGGGCAGTCGGTGGCTCAGCTCTGTACCAAATATCAGGCAGACCCGACTGATGACTTGATGGTGGTGGTTGATGATATTTCACTTCCGTTTGGCAAGCTCCGGTTGCGGCCAAAAGGTAGCGCTGGTGGGCACAACGGGCTGAAATCGCTCATTGCCAGATTACACACTCAGGAGTTTTCACGCCTGCGAATAGGCATTTTGCCTGAGCATCCAGTGGGTAATCTGGCTGATTTTGTCCTGGCGGCTTTTACCAGCCGCGAGCGCGAAGGGCTTGAAGACATCCTCAGTCAGAGTTGTCGGGCCGTCGAACTTTGGATCACTCAAGGCATTGAGCCGGCGATGGCACAGTTTAACGGGCAGGGAACGGAACCTGCTCCTCAATCAGGGAAGTGA
- the polA gene encoding DNA polymerase I, with the protein MAKKLFIVDGMAHIYRAFFAVRGLATSTGIPTNAVFGFISILRKVIGDYKPDYIVVAMDSKEPSFRQELYAEYKANREVMPEDLQTQIPYIFKACDVLGVTTARVSGFEADDLIGTLARKATEQGIDTVIVSNDKDMTQLVNDHVSILRLDNKSGKMILCGKAEVVEWMGVEPEKVVDVLSLWGDSSDNIPGAPGIGEKGAVQIIQQFGTLDAALDGFAEVKRRVYSESLRDNRDRILLAKQLVTIHQDAPVELDLNVVAARPPDTAAAYALFAELEFKALMREFSAGATAARAAAPVQTVEVKRTYRQISKADEALKFIDSLFAHDSFAIAVDEQNGAFGGCSVSLGPGQAVKLDQELILNSLQVGEALAEMLENGLVTKQVHDAKRALYTLNRPPHAYGPGEDLLSQTLEGLPFGKKVRFEGLNDDVMLAAYLLNANLKQEEYALPALALTYLGVGETEFKDHDPADLTSRLARMLRGRLEMDELTSVYETMELPLVDVLFDMECAGVKIDPQPLTDLEKEIHVALDRLTGQIHGLAGQEFNINSPQQVGEVFEKLNYDVSKKTTTGKISTSAEVLEELAETYELPRLILEFREYEKLLNTYVTVLPRMVNGQTHRLHTTFNQAATATGRLSSTKPNLQNIPIRTEFGRRTRRAFVAEDGNILIAADYSQIELRLLAHITGDPVMTEAFLHNEDIHTKTARAVFGAQTPEELKQARRLAKATNFGIAYGVGAFGLARNVGISRKEAKKAIDSYFATYPGIKRYMEETPEKGRETGYVRTMFGRMRRFPDLTSRNYTVRSRAEREAINAPIQGAAADLMKLAMIRIAEQFKTEDLKTRMLLQVHDEILFEAPKDEAEHVAAIVKEIMETVHKLNVPLVAEVHLGNNWLDAK; encoded by the coding sequence ATGGCCAAAAAACTCTTCATTGTTGACGGCATGGCGCATATCTACCGCGCTTTTTTTGCAGTTCGCGGACTGGCAACCAGCACTGGTATTCCAACCAATGCTGTTTTTGGGTTTATCTCCATTCTGCGCAAAGTGATCGGTGACTACAAACCCGACTACATTGTGGTCGCGATGGACTCAAAAGAACCGTCGTTTCGCCAGGAACTCTATGCCGAATACAAGGCCAACCGCGAAGTCATGCCTGAAGATTTGCAAACGCAGATTCCCTACATTTTCAAAGCCTGCGACGTGCTCGGCGTGACGACGGCCAGGGTGTCAGGTTTTGAGGCGGATGATTTGATTGGAACCTTAGCCCGCAAAGCCACCGAACAGGGAATTGATACGGTGATTGTGAGCAACGACAAAGACATGACCCAGCTTGTTAATGATCACGTTTCAATTCTCCGGCTGGATAATAAAAGCGGAAAAATGATCCTCTGTGGGAAGGCCGAAGTGGTTGAATGGATGGGAGTTGAACCGGAAAAGGTCGTTGATGTGCTGTCGTTGTGGGGAGATAGCTCTGACAACATTCCCGGAGCACCCGGCATTGGGGAAAAAGGCGCCGTTCAAATTATTCAACAGTTTGGGACACTGGATGCCGCACTTGATGGTTTTGCCGAGGTCAAGCGCCGTGTGTATAGCGAATCGCTCCGCGATAATCGCGACCGGATTTTGCTGGCCAAACAACTGGTGACGATCCACCAGGATGCGCCGGTTGAACTTGATTTGAATGTCGTTGCAGCGCGCCCACCTGATACGGCGGCGGCATATGCGCTCTTTGCTGAACTCGAATTCAAAGCCCTGATGCGCGAATTTTCCGCCGGCGCCACGGCCGCTCGGGCTGCCGCGCCGGTGCAAACCGTTGAAGTCAAACGGACCTATCGCCAGATTTCCAAAGCCGACGAAGCCCTGAAATTTATTGATAGCCTGTTTGCCCACGATAGTTTTGCGATTGCGGTTGACGAGCAGAACGGTGCGTTTGGTGGATGTTCGGTTTCGCTGGGACCAGGGCAGGCGGTGAAACTTGACCAGGAACTGATTCTCAATTCGCTTCAAGTCGGCGAAGCCCTGGCCGAAATGCTTGAAAATGGACTGGTTACCAAACAGGTTCACGATGCCAAGCGTGCGCTCTATACATTGAACCGGCCTCCACACGCCTATGGACCGGGCGAAGATTTGCTCTCCCAAACCCTTGAAGGCTTGCCGTTTGGGAAAAAGGTTCGGTTTGAAGGGCTCAACGATGACGTGATGCTGGCGGCGTATTTGCTCAATGCCAATCTCAAACAGGAAGAGTATGCCCTGCCGGCGCTGGCTTTAACCTATCTTGGCGTTGGCGAAACAGAGTTCAAAGACCATGATCCGGCGGATTTAACTTCCCGACTGGCACGGATGCTCCGTGGACGGCTGGAAATGGATGAACTGACCAGCGTTTATGAGACGATGGAATTGCCGCTGGTTGATGTGTTGTTTGATATGGAATGCGCTGGGGTGAAGATTGACCCGCAACCCCTGACGGACCTGGAAAAGGAAATCCATGTGGCCCTTGATCGGCTGACGGGTCAGATTCATGGCCTTGCCGGACAGGAATTCAATATCAATTCGCCGCAACAGGTTGGGGAAGTCTTTGAAAAGCTCAACTATGACGTGTCGAAGAAAACAACCACCGGAAAGATTTCGACCAGTGCCGAAGTGCTTGAAGAACTGGCCGAAACCTATGAATTACCACGATTGATTTTGGAATTCCGCGAGTATGAGAAACTGCTCAATACCTATGTGACCGTCCTGCCACGAATGGTCAACGGTCAGACCCATCGGCTGCACACAACGTTTAACCAGGCTGCAACCGCAACCGGTCGGCTGTCATCCACCAAACCGAACCTCCAAAACATACCGATTCGAACCGAATTTGGACGCCGTACCCGCCGGGCATTTGTGGCCGAAGACGGAAACATCCTGATTGCGGCTGACTATTCACAGATTGAACTTCGCTTGCTGGCCCATATCACGGGTGATCCGGTGATGACTGAAGCGTTTCTCCACAACGAAGACATCCACACCAAAACTGCCCGCGCGGTGTTTGGGGCGCAAACACCGGAAGAACTCAAACAGGCTCGCCGGCTGGCCAAGGCGACCAATTTTGGAATTGCCTACGGCGTCGGGGCTTTTGGGCTGGCTCGCAACGTTGGGATTAGCCGTAAGGAAGCCAAAAAAGCGATTGATAGCTACTTTGCGACCTATCCAGGCATCAAGCGCTATATGGAGGAAACACCGGAAAAAGGACGCGAAACCGGGTATGTTCGCACGATGTTTGGCCGGATGCGGCGCTTTCCAGATTTGACCAGTCGAAATTACACCGTGCGTTCACGGGCAGAACGCGAAGCCATCAATGCGCCAATTCAAGGTGCCGCGGCTGATTTGATGAAACTGGCGATGATTCGCATTGCCGAACAGTTCAAAACCGAAGACCTGAAAACCCGGATGCTGCTGCAGGTTCACGACGAAATCCTGTTTGAAGCGCCCAAAGACGAAGCCGAACACGTGGCCGCAATCGTCAAAGAAATTATGGAGACGGTTCATAAACTAAACGTCCCTCTTGTGGCTGAAGTCCACCTGGGCAACAACTGGCTGGATGCGAAATAG
- the rpsF gene encoding 30S ribosomal protein S6, with protein sequence MSSNRIFEVMFILFPNLEEEEIDKIINQLTHVISDKGGKVAKTDKMGRRRLAYEIPKGNQTFREGYYVLLTIEGSGAEIAETERRLRVLDPVIRYLTVRIDEDLKRAKKVQDRRSSKTTRRSRGGDEADLDDANA encoded by the coding sequence GTGAGTTCGAACCGAATTTTCGAAGTGATGTTTATTCTCTTTCCCAATCTGGAAGAGGAAGAAATTGACAAAATTATTAACCAGTTAACTCATGTCATCAGTGATAAAGGCGGGAAAGTCGCCAAAACTGACAAAATGGGCCGGCGGCGGCTGGCGTATGAAATTCCCAAAGGAAATCAAACCTTCCGTGAAGGCTATTATGTGCTGCTCACCATCGAAGGAAGCGGTGCGGAAATTGCGGAAACCGAACGTCGGTTGCGCGTGCTGGATCCAGTGATTCGCTACCTGACCGTGCGGATTGATGAAGACCTGAAGCGAGCCAAAAAAGTTCAGGATCGTCGGTCGTCAAAAACCACTCGACGGTCACGGGGCGGCGACGAGGCCGATCTGGATGATGCGAATGCGTAA
- a CDS encoding PilZ domain-containing protein, translating into MTESDPKYLQQAREYFEAGDFDAALAELYALLWSNINDMEIHLLLWQVMEGKQAEQSRLDRLREAVHAPIVKPKIEPPQAAQPTVFPQAAPFSRPREATRFVVDKPIILVGHDNRNRFFAELATVENLSSKGATLLTHRSLALRDQVHLFSPTGHEEEYVIALVRNLRKSHEDGRHRLGVEFLQKPGKWLYSEELIEASRTAEEKDDDDVASSDESESEATMPSAPSQV; encoded by the coding sequence ATGACTGAATCCGATCCAAAATATCTTCAGCAAGCGCGTGAATACTTCGAAGCCGGCGACTTTGACGCTGCACTGGCGGAGTTGTACGCGTTGTTGTGGAGCAACATCAATGACATGGAGATTCACCTCCTGCTCTGGCAGGTTATGGAGGGCAAGCAAGCCGAACAATCGCGGTTGGATCGGTTGCGGGAGGCGGTTCATGCTCCAATCGTCAAACCAAAAATCGAACCTCCTCAGGCGGCTCAACCCACTGTTTTCCCCCAGGCGGCGCCATTTTCCCGACCTCGGGAAGCCACACGGTTTGTGGTTGATAAACCGATCATTCTGGTCGGTCATGACAACCGCAACCGCTTTTTTGCTGAACTGGCCACGGTTGAAAACCTCAGTTCCAAAGGTGCCACCCTGCTGACACATCGTAGCCTTGCCCTGCGCGATCAGGTCCATTTGTTTTCGCCAACCGGGCATGAAGAAGAATATGTGATTGCTCTGGTTCGCAATCTTCGGAAAAGTCATGAGGATGGGCGGCATCGGCTTGGGGTTGAATTCCTCCAAAAACCAGGTAAGTGGTTGTATTCAGAAGAATTGATCGAAGCCTCCCGGACAGCCGAAGAGAAGGACGACGACGATGTTGCTTCAAGCGACGAATCAGAATCAGAAGCGACGATGCCATCAGCTCCGTCTCAGGTGTAA
- a CDS encoding 50S ribosomal protein L9 produces MELLLKVDVENLGTRGQIVRVRAGYGRNYLLPRSLAVEATPTNVNLIERQRQHLLKLAAQELASAKTSADQLTSTTLTFARKVGAHGLLYGSVTAMDIAEALKVQGTEIERRKILLKDPIKEPGEYEVAVKLHAEVKPLLKIVVVPEETSTTPEAAAK; encoded by the coding sequence ATGGAATTGTTACTGAAAGTCGATGTTGAAAACCTTGGAACCCGCGGTCAGATCGTGCGCGTCCGTGCCGGGTATGGGCGGAACTATCTCCTCCCTCGCAGCCTGGCAGTCGAAGCCACGCCGACCAACGTCAACCTCATTGAACGTCAACGGCAGCATTTGCTGAAACTTGCCGCTCAGGAACTGGCCAGTGCCAAAACCTCAGCCGACCAGTTGACCAGCACGACGTTGACTTTTGCCCGCAAAGTCGGTGCTCACGGCCTGCTCTATGGTTCAGTGACAGCCATGGATATTGCTGAAGCGCTCAAAGTTCAGGGCACAGAAATTGAACGTCGGAAAATCCTGTTGAAAGACCCGATCAAAGAACCGGGTGAATATGAAGTGGCGGTCAAACTCCACGCCGAAGTCAAACCGTTGCTCAAAATTGTGGTTGTTCCAGAAGAAACTTCCACAACACCAGAAGCAGCCGCAAAATAG
- a CDS encoding GTP-binding protein: protein MLSSASSLQPIPTYILSGFLGSGKTTLLVELLRFSRFQGRKVAVLMNEFGDINIDGELLTGEGFSVIELSDGCVCCQIGEDFIQAFTEVARRSPEMIFVEATGLADPVELLDQATMPHLLPLIHVTKMVTVADPKTFPRLSKVLEKIVRRQVQFADAVFISKTDEATPDQVAEIQRTITHLNPQAPIWAGVQGHVPDDADYRWLFTEEASETLAAKRAAMRAAVDALSDEEYQTHRDFHTLSCRLVRPLEREKFETFLRHLPPEILRAKGFLRFVNDPQLWVVMFVNGDIYLRPAQLSPAPEEHLVFIGSMLDHARIAFELTACEAGRRSLSLAERLTPPAVTEA from the coding sequence ATGTTGTCATCCGCGTCCTCACTGCAGCCAATACCAACCTATATCCTGTCAGGATTCCTGGGCAGCGGGAAAACCACGCTGCTGGTCGAATTACTCAGATTTTCACGATTTCAGGGCCGCAAAGTCGCCGTCTTGATGAATGAGTTCGGCGATATCAATATTGATGGCGAATTGCTCACGGGTGAAGGGTTTAGCGTGATCGAACTGAGCGACGGCTGTGTGTGCTGCCAGATTGGCGAAGATTTCATCCAGGCATTTACTGAAGTGGCCCGGCGGTCACCGGAAATGATTTTTGTGGAAGCGACCGGATTGGCCGATCCGGTTGAACTTCTCGATCAAGCCACCATGCCCCATTTGCTCCCATTGATTCACGTGACCAAAATGGTGACGGTGGCGGATCCAAAAACTTTTCCACGGCTTTCAAAGGTGCTTGAAAAAATTGTGCGCCGACAGGTCCAGTTTGCGGATGCGGTGTTTATCAGCAAAACCGATGAAGCCACACCTGACCAGGTTGCTGAAATTCAACGGACCATCACCCACCTCAACCCTCAGGCCCCAATTTGGGCCGGCGTTCAGGGACACGTTCCGGATGATGCCGACTATCGCTGGTTGTTTACTGAAGAAGCCAGCGAAACACTTGCCGCCAAACGGGCAGCGATGCGGGCGGCGGTTGATGCACTCAGCGACGAAGAATACCAAACCCATCGTGATTTCCACACGCTCTCGTGCCGGCTGGTTCGCCCGCTCGAGCGCGAGAAGTTTGAAACATTTTTACGGCATCTGCCCCCCGAAATCTTGCGTGCCAAAGGATTTCTGCGTTTCGTCAATGACCCTCAACTGTGGGTTGTGATGTTTGTAAACGGAGATATTTACCTGCGACCCGCGCAGCTCTCGCCGGCCCCCGAAGAGCATTTGGTTTTTATCGGATCGATGCTGGATCACGCACGCATTGCTTTTGAACTGACGGCTTGTGAGGCAGGACGACGGTCATTGTCACTGGCCGAGCGCCTGACACCACCCGCAGTCACAGAAGCCTGA